The following is a genomic window from uncultured Draconibacterium sp..
TCTTTCGATAAGGTTTTAATGAAAACCGCCAGCGAATTAAACGAAGCCTGTCCGTTAATGGTTGATGCCGAAACGCGCCTCGACAATGCTGCGGCAATGGCCAATAATACTTTTCAGTATAACTATTCGCTAATGACTTTGGTAAAAGACTCAATCGATATCAGCAGTTTTGAAGCTTACCTGCTTCCGCAAATAACCAACAACATAAAAACCAACCCCGACATGGAATTATTTCGTGTAAACCAGGTTACCATGAATTATAAATATGTGGATAAAAACGGGGTGTTTGTAACCAAAATATCTGTTGGACCAGAGCAATACAACGAATAAACTTAAAGCCCCAAAGCGGAGAGCCGATTTGTATAATCTGCAATAAGTACGGATCGAAACCTTATATTTTCCCAATGTAAACTTTATCTGAAATCATTCCATATAAGCTTGCATTTATCGAAAATCAATTTATATTTGTGGCAAACAAATTCGGCAAGAATGAACATTGAGGCAAGAAATATTACTTCTTCTATCGCAGCTATCCGTTGCGGAGCAATGTTTATGTCGTCTATGTTTATGTCTATGCGATAGCCTTCATTCGATGGTTATTCGTTGTTTGAAGGCATTCCGTACAAGCGTTTATTACACAAACAAAATTTCAAAAAAAATATTTTTATGTCGGATAATGTTATTCGATTTGGTGGAAGCCATATTGGCAACCAAATAGCATCTCAAAATTTAAAAGCCTTTTTAACAGGCAGCACAAGCCGCAATTATGTGGTGGTTTCAGCTATTCCTGGGTTACTCGATTTTATTCAGTTTAACCTTGAACAGGTATTTCAAAACGAACTGGATGAAGAGGAAATCCTGAACGAGATTTGCGGATTCTATATTTGTGCAGTTGATGAGCAACCATCGGAAGTCTATACAAAATTAGCTAAACAGTTGGTTGGATTACTAAAAGGAATCGGGCTTATCGGTGATTATTCCAGTGCTTTAAAAGATCAGGTATTGAGTTTTGCAGAAAAACTGTCGGTTGAAATTCTATCGTCGCTCTGGAACGAAGCAAGTATCATATATCCTGAAGAAATTGATTTGCAAGTGTCATCTGATTTTGGAAATGCAACTTTCCTTTCGGTCGATACGGATAAACTCAATAATCTGAATGAAGGTTTTTACCTGATTCCAGGAACTTATGGAGTTAACGAAAACAAAAAACTGGTGAGAACCGGTAAAACAGCAGCCGATTATACAGCAGCTTTTCTTACCAAAGAACTAGGTATTGATACGCTGAAACTTTGGGGCCTCGACAGCGATTTTCAGCGGGCTAAGCCTGCAATTATCGATAATCCTGAGATCATTAAGCGCCTTACGTATTCCGAGGC
Proteins encoded in this region:
- a CDS encoding zinc ribbon domain-containing protein; amino-acid sequence: MELVKCTHCNEDNKTNAKYCRYCGYELPKIEQKETLEQPLTKQPKSSPKKKLLVALVGVVAFVIAFFVVQQLVQRVFSFDKVLMKTASELNEACPLMVDAETRLDNAAAMANNTFQYNYSLMTLVKDSIDISSFEAYLLPQITNNIKTNPDMELFRVNQVTMNYKYVDKNGVFVTKISVGPEQYNE
- a CDS encoding ACT domain-containing protein, which translates into the protein MSDNVIRFGGSHIGNQIASQNLKAFLTGSTSRNYVVVSAIPGLLDFIQFNLEQVFQNELDEEEILNEICGFYICAVDEQPSEVYTKLAKQLVGLLKGIGLIGDYSSALKDQVLSFAEKLSVEILSSLWNEASIIYPEEIDLQVSSDFGNATFLSVDTDKLNNLNEGFYLIPGTYGVNENKKLVRTGKTAADYTAAFLTKELGIDTLKLWGLDSDFQRAKPAIIDNPEIIKRLTYSEASELAYFEHYSFHPRTVEPLEYAHIPIQVLNAETANGDVQTVINTETYIEEQIVKSVACTDDISLLKLDGPGVGLKPGILAKVTNQLNDAGLNIKSVITSQTSINFILSKENGAKALNLVHKLGFSAVTDIKVVNDVALIGIVGHGMQQAYGVSAKIFAAVANNKINVILSGSGASDLVSYLVVQEFDKEKSVREIYNAFF